The following are from one region of the Egicoccus sp. AB-alg6-2 genome:
- a CDS encoding DUF3566 domain-containing protein → MARRRMTVKRIDPWSVLKFAVVVNLALLAVGMLVAVVVWMIIDRLQLVDQACSIALDVGFTACGVNAGNLFRAFILLGLLGVVVQTAVMVFLTFLYNLIADLTGGLTFGVVEEGTRPARKTAPGTTSAVRHDPAQRPGLGWAPGADTTARPPAARLDADAEPTSWTDGFVDEGAQHGDRRAAADRDDDLFGPR, encoded by the coding sequence GTGGCGCGACGCCGAATGACCGTCAAACGCATCGACCCGTGGTCGGTGCTCAAGTTCGCCGTGGTCGTCAACCTGGCGCTGTTGGCGGTCGGCATGCTCGTCGCCGTGGTCGTCTGGATGATCATCGACCGGCTGCAACTGGTCGACCAGGCCTGCTCCATCGCGCTGGACGTCGGCTTCACCGCCTGCGGCGTGAATGCCGGCAACCTGTTCCGCGCCTTCATCCTGCTCGGCCTGCTCGGGGTGGTGGTCCAGACCGCGGTCATGGTCTTCCTCACCTTCCTGTACAACCTCATCGCGGACCTGACGGGTGGGCTCACGTTCGGAGTCGTCGAGGAGGGCACCCGTCCAGCACGCAAGACCGCACCGGGCACCACCTCGGCGGTGCGTCACGACCCGGCCCAGCGCCCGGGACTCGGTTGGGCACCGGGCGCCGACACCACGGCCCGCCCGCCGGCGGCCCGGCTCGACGCCGACGCCGAGCCCACGTCCTGGACCGACGGCTTCGTGGACGAGGGCGCCCAGCACGGTGATCGCCGTGCCGCAGCAGACCGTGACGACGACCTGTTCGGACCCCGCTGA